In Desulfosudis oleivorans Hxd3, the DNA window TCCCGTAGTGGGGCACCTGGGGCGGCTCGTGAAAATCGAACCCCACGCCGTGGCCCACGAACTCACGCACCACCGAGCAATCCCGCGCCTCGACATAACGCTGAATGGCCCACCCGATGTCTCCCACATGATTGCCCGGTGTCACCATGGCCATGGCCTCGGCCAGGGACCGCCGCGTCACATCCACGATTTTGACGGCATTCAGGCCCGGTGTGCCCACAAAAAAGGTTTTGTTTACATCCGCATAATAGCCGTTTAAAATCGGCGTCACATCCACGTTGACAATATCCCCTGCCTGAAGAATCCGGTTGCCCGGGATGCCGTGGCACACCTCGTCATTGACCGACACGCACACGCTCTTGGGAAATCCCCGGTAGTTCAGGGGGGCGGGCACGGCACCGGCGGCAACCGTTTGGTCATGCACCAGGGTGTTGACCTGGTCGGTGGTGATGCCGGGCCGCAGCATCTGTTCCACCCGGTCCAGCAGTTCCAGGGCCAGGCGTCCGGCTCTGGCAATGGCCCTGATGTCCTCGGCCTGTTTGATGCAAATGCCGTATTTCTCGCGATAGGCCCTGGCCAGAGAGGACTGGGGGGTTGTTTCCCTGCCCATGCAGCACTTTTTGTATTTTTTCCCGCTGCCGCAGGGGCATGGATCATTGCGGCCGACAGTCACTGGATCTTCCTTGTGTTTCATTTAAATGCCTCATGTTGTACAAACATTATCCATATACAATCCCCGTACGGTTTGCAACCGGAAACCTGCCCGGTGCCCGGCCCGGTGGATTCGCTTTTTTATTTTGAAAAAGCACGACAAATCATGTAGAACATACACACGAACAATTACAAGACAGCAGCTTAACCCTTGAGACCGGCGGCAGACCATGAGTGACAACCCGCAGCCCCCGCTTCCCTACACGGCGCTTTCCGCCGACACGGTGGGCACCAAGATGCTTACCGTGATTGAATATGCCTACCGGGAGACACGGCCCATCGACGTGGTGATCCGGCAGCCGGAATTCACTTCCCTCTGCCCCATGACCGGGCTGCCCGACTACGGATGCATCACCATCCGCTACCGTCCCCGCCATCATATTGTGGAACTCAAATCATTGAAATACTATCTTCTGCAATATCGCAATGTGGGCATATTCTACGAGCACGTGATCAACCGAATTCTAAACGATCTGTCCGGGGCCGTGGCCCCCGTATGGATGGAGGTCTCCGGAGAATTCACCGCACGCGGCGGTATCACCACAACCGTCACCGCGGCAACCGGAGACCAATAAACCGGCCTCGCCGGGTGGCGGGTATAAACGAGGATACGCATGACGCTGCTTGAAGCCTTTTTTACAGTGACAGAGAACGACAGCTGCCCGTTTTATGAGACAGACGACCAGTTCCGGTTTTCCACCAATGCCCTGCACATGCCGCCGGGCAAACCCACCTGCACCATCCTGGCCGACGATATCAGGCGTGTCCTTAACAGCGACCAGGAAGAACCGGCGTCACAGGAGGATCCGGCAACGTTCAAATGCAGCGGGTGCTCCGGCACCATCACCCTGACCTACGAAAAGGTCACCGAATACGTGTTCGAACTGGAAGACCCGCACGAAAACGCCAAGGACAACATCGCCCGGCTGCTGAAAAACTTTTCTTTCTTCAAAACACTCAAAAAACACGAGA includes these proteins:
- the map gene encoding type I methionyl aminopeptidase, with amino-acid sequence MKHKEDPVTVGRNDPCPCGSGKKYKKCCMGRETTPQSSLARAYREKYGICIKQAEDIRAIARAGRLALELLDRVEQMLRPGITTDQVNTLVHDQTVAAGAVPAPLNYRGFPKSVCVSVNDEVCHGIPGNRILQAGDIVNVDVTPILNGYYADVNKTFFVGTPGLNAVKIVDVTRRSLAEAMAMVTPGNHVGDIGWAIQRYVEARDCSVVREFVGHGVGFDFHEPPQVPHYGRRGEGVVLVPGMVFTIEPMINLGAKGIRVLPDGWTAVTADGSLSAQFEQTLVVTSDGFESLTPFDL
- the queF gene encoding preQ(1) synthase; translation: MSDNPQPPLPYTALSADTVGTKMLTVIEYAYRETRPIDVVIRQPEFTSLCPMTGLPDYGCITIRYRPRHHIVELKSLKYYLLQYRNVGIFYEHVINRILNDLSGAVAPVWMEVSGEFTARGGITTTVTAATGDQ